GATTCAACGTCACtttactgaaatgaaactcAAACTTTGTCAGAGCGACGGCAGAGCTGCAGTCCAGACAaacttctgtgtttctgtctgaagaAAATTCATCTAAGTTCATCTGTTCTTTCTCAAGATCTGACTAAAATACTGGTGAGTACAGCTGataatatttaatgtgtttcaaaaaccagcctgaaaacTTAGAGCTTCAACCCAACAGTAAGTTCCACTCTTTCCACTTCACACTGACTCTGCATGTTTCTTTAGAAGTTCAATAACTTGATTATTGAACTTCAATGATCAATGATCAATAAATCTCtacttaaactgtgtttttctctccttctctcttatTGTCAGTGTGTACACATGTCTGCTGCCAGAAGTCTGAGATCTGAAGATCAGTTTCtgtgttccatctgtctggatgtgttcactgatccagtctctacatcatgtggacacaacttctgcaaacactgcatCACTCAACACTGGGATACCACTGATCTATGTAAGTGTCCCCTGTGTAAAGAGATGTTCCACACTAGACCTCAGCTGAAGATCAACACTTTGTTCTCTGAGATGGTTGCTGAGTTCAGACATGAAGCTCAACAgaaagccagcagcagcagctcagagcaacAAGCTGCCAAACCAGGAGAAGTTCCCTGTGACGTCTGCATTGGAACCAAACCGAAGGCCCTGAAGTCCTGCCTGGTGTGTCTGCTCTCCTACTGTGACTCTCACCTGGAGCCTCATCTGACAATGTCAGGcctgaaaagacatcagctgatccaccctgtggacaacctggaagacagGACGTGTAGGAAGCATGATAAAAATCTGGAGCTGTTCTGTAAGACCGACCAGACATGTGTCTGCCTGATTTGCCCTGTTTTAGACCACAAGACACATGATGTTGTTCCTCTGAAAGAAGgatatgaaggaaagaaggcagagctggagaagacagaggaggaaattgagcagatgatccagaagagacgactgaagattgaggagatgaaagagtcagtgaagatgagtaaagatgctgcagacagagagaaagcagaaggtgttcaggtcttcactgctctgaaggagtctgttgagagaggcctggaccagctcataaaggacatcgaagacaaacagaaaacaacagagaaacaggctgaaggtttcatcaaacatctgaaacaggaagtctctgagctgatgaagaggagctctgAGGTAAAGCAGCTCTCACGGTCCgaagaccacctccacctcctccaaagcttctcctccctgaaagctgctccacccaccaaggactggacagagATCAGCGTCCGTCCACCATCATATGAGGGGACTGTGGTgagagctgtgactcagctggaggagacactcagtaaagacatgaagaaagctcagctgaagagggtccagcagtatgcagtggatgtgactctaGATCCTGATACAGCACATCCTTACCTCATCCTGtctgatgatggaaaacaagttcACTGTGGTGACGTGAGAAACAATCTTCCAGACAACCCAGAGAGATTTTCTACATGTCCATGTGTTTTAGGAATAAAAAGTTTCTCTtcagacagattttattttcaggttcaggttaaaggAAAGACTGAATGGGATCTAGGAGTGGCAAGAGAGTCAATCGACAGGAAGGAAGACATCCCACTGACTCCTCAGGATGGTTACTGGACTATATGGTTGAGAGACGGAAATGAATACAAAGCTCTTGCTGGTCCTTCAGTGCGTCTCTCTCTTGGTTCTCGTCCTG
The nucleotide sequence above comes from Mugil cephalus isolate CIBA_MC_2020 chromosome 2, CIBA_Mcephalus_1.1, whole genome shotgun sequence. Encoded proteins:
- the LOC125004560 gene encoding E3 ubiquitin-protein ligase TRIM21-like; amino-acid sequence: MSAARSLRSEDQFLCSICLDVFTDPVSTSCGHNFCKHCITQHWDTTDLCKCPLCKEMFHTRPQLKINTLFSEMVAEFRHEAQQKASSSSSEQQAAKPGEVPCDVCIGTKPKALKSCLVCLLSYCDSHLEPHLTMSGLKRHQLIHPVDNLEDRTCRKHDKNLELFCKTDQTCVCLICPVLDHKTHDVVPLKEGYEGKKAELEKTEEEIEQMIQKRRLKIEEMKESVKMSKDAADREKAEGVQVFTALKESVERGLDQLIKDIEDKQKTTEKQAEGFIKHLKQEVSELMKRSSEVKQLSRSEDHLHLLQSFSSLKAAPPTKDWTEISVRPPSYEGTVVRAVTQLEETLSKDMKKAQLKRVQQYAVDVTLDPDTAHPYLILSDDGKQVHCGDVRNNLPDNPERFSTCPCVLGIKSFSSDRFYFQVQVKGKTEWDLGVARESIDRKEDIPLTPQDGYWTIWLRDGNEYKALAGPSVRLSLGSRPEMVGVFVDYERGLVSFHDVDTAALIYSFTGCSFNDKLYPYISPSLNYGGKNSAPLIICPVNQTV